TGTGTGTACATAGCTTCCCAGGGGGAAAAGAGCCATCAACAGCTCCAAAATCCCAGTTGATAAGACCTTTCTCATCAGTGATCGCTAATATACGTGCTTGTAAATATTCAAATGTTCCATCTGAGCGCCATCGCTTTAACGATCGATGGACGAGCTTTTCGATGGCCACATATCACTACATGGTAGGTCACACCATCGACACCCAGTAATCAGGATGTACAACAGACTATTTAATACATGACGATATGGTACATGAGGCATTTCTTTGCCACGTTTAGATGCTTCCTCAGAAAATATATCTTCAAACAACTTCCATTTCTTCGTTACTCAGTCCTTCAAAACGCCCACCCATACAGTGATACACCCGAAGTATATTACCACATTTTCATATTAGTGGGATAGGTTCATGCACTTAACCCAGTGCAGAACTGCAAGATTATACCTTTCGAGACTTTTAAAACATCCTCTAATACCAATTTTTTATTAAGCTGCATAGAATTCGATCCCCCCTCGCCCACGCCAGTCGCTCCACTACAGCGCTTCGCGCATCCTGCGGCAGGGGAGACCCCATCGCTTTTAGCGTCTCCCCTTGGGAGAAGACCGCGCTGGCTCCCCTTAATAAAGGGGGGAACCGGAAAAACATCTATCAAAGTCCCCCTTTTTAAGGGGGATTTAGGGGGATCAAGATATGTGCAGCTTCACATTAAATTGGTATAAGAACTTGATAAAGCGAGAGTTAGGGCATTTATTTTTAAATATATTTAAATATATTTTGTAAATAGATGTATTTTTGAAATATTCTACGTATAGAAAGTTTCGGAATGATTTTCAAGGAATTCTGGAAAATCATTTTCATAATTGTTAAATTTTTTTGGAGAATATTGTATTAATTCATTAGTTACAGAAGATTTTGGAGGTTCTACCTGTGGATATTGCGACTGTTCAATTTCTTTAGCAAAACGAGCATAAGCTCCCCCCAGCCGTTTCAAGACCTTGGTTGTTATTTCTGCAAAACGTTTCGAGTCAAAACTATCAAGCGCTTCCTTTTTATTCTTTTTTGCCTCTTCAACTGCCGCATCTAACTCTTTTGGCTTTTTCAGCAGAGCATAAAAATCTTTGAGAGATTTATTTCCTATATTCTCGGCAAGATACTTAGAAACTGCATCAATAACTTGTAAAGATTCAGTTCTCAGACTATTTTTAAGTAGAAAATCCCGTATTTTTTTATCTTTGTCATCATCAATAAAAATATACTCAACTCCATCAGGATGTGTTTTCGGTGTAATGGGAGAAAGCGGTTTTAATATCCCACCAAGAAACACTTCCGCAACGTGAATTTGTTGAGACATTGAAAGCAAAGTTTCTTGAATTATGCGAACTACAGGTAGAGTAATAACAGGAGCAGAAGACAGCAAACTAGCCAGATTTTGCGCCATTGGGGAAGCTGTCATACGGAAGCGATAAACCCGTTCTTCACTAGTTAGATTTTCTTTGGTTTCAAATTCCTGACTGGGGAAGTTTTTTGGTTCAGCATCTTTAACACTTCTAGCCCCAGGTTTTTGAGCTTTGGGTGGGGAAGTAAACACAAACCCTCCTGCCCCAATAGTGCCCTTACCTACCAACATTTCACTCCAAGTTTCTATCATATCTGGTTCTAGAGTTAACACTGGAACCTTAATTCCTCTGTCAAACTTAATGTCATTCCAGAGCAATACTTCTTTGACAAATAACCTTTGATTTGCGGCTCCTAAAATTGAGTTACCTAATTGTACTTTTGCACCTAAAGTCAATCCTGTTCTCAGCCACATAGATTCTGGTAACATCTGCACAATAGCGACGGCATTCTGCTTTACCCAGATTTCTAGAACTGATAAAGCTTTCCCATTGTGCCAAATAGCACTAACACAATCACTCACTACCAAAATCAAATGGCGACCACTTGAACCAAGTACTTCACAGGGACTACAGCGGCGATGGTGGGCTTTTTTGCCTATTCCTCGTTGTAAGTAAATTTCTTCTTGGTTATCTGTCACCAGCCCCCAAATTTGCACGTCTCGAAACACCCCAGATTTTTTTAACAGTTGTTGTAACTCCTCAATCGTCTGTCGCCAGAAAATCATAGAATTGCTTTCATCCACAACTAACGCTAAATTAAACGCAAGCTCTTGGGCTGATTTGAGGACGGGAATAGGAATACCTTGTTCTTCTGCAATGCGTTCAGCAGTTGCTTGTTCATCCAAGATTTTTCTTCTACCGACAGCAATTCGTTGCACCAGGGGACGTAACGCCCGTATTATCGCAGTGGAATCACGCAATGACTTTGCATCAGGAGTTTTGATTGGTAGAGTGTTGCTGTCGCGGGATGGTTTGTCAGAATGAGAGGGGTTTATAGAGGGTGGTAATTTACCAGAGTGATAAACGTCTACAGAGGGCGATTTTTGAACGAGTGGGGTAGGGTTTTTGTCAGAAAAAAGCTGTGTGGGGGTTGGTAGAATAATGTCTGTTGTGTCATTTTTTGGAAGTGATACAACAACAGCAGGGGTGGTTTCAGCCGATTCTTGACCTTGCAAAATAAGCCAGAGAATATCAGCGATTTCTGTGCCTGTCAGCTTTAATTCTTCTCCTCCTGTCAGGTTAACTTTTTTCCCTAGTATTGCAATCAATTGGTCAAAGCTTGATGCTGGTTGATGGGACATAGTTTTTTTCACCCCCAAAACCCTTCCCCTAGTAGGGCAGAGAAGTAAAAATTATTAACAAGATTTTGATTTCATTCATCATCTGGTTCATCAGAAGCGGATAGACCTTTAAATAATAAGTCTTTTAGTTGTCCTTCTTCAAAAGATTCAGCACTAAGATTAGCTCTTAAATAAATGGCATTTAATAACTGATCTGTAGCTCGTTCGTTTTGCTCCTCATCCTCGCTTAAGAACTCTGTGATGAGATTGTCAATAGCACTTTTTACTTTTTTAAAAGATGGCTCATCCCCATTAAAATGAGCCTTAACAATAGCTTGCAGAGCTTCTGAAGAGGGATTAGGCATATTTACCTGAAGACACCGCCTCATAAACGCTGGAGGAAAGTCTCGTTCACCGTTGCTTGTCATGATAACGATGGGGAAGGTTGTACAGCGCACTGTTCCCTCAGTCAAAGCCATTATCCCTTTATCCTCAGTGCGAATTTCCACCCTGGTTTCCACACTGGTAGGACTAGAGCTATTTTCGGCAGTCTCGTCTTCTTTCCCCTTCGTTTTTTTTATCCAACGGCTTAATTCAGGAATTTCAAATGTTCCTTCTTCAAAAAGGTGTAAAAGCTCATTGGGTAAATTGATGTCACTTTTATCAATTTCGTCAATTAACAACACCCTAGGGAATTGGGAAGGTAAGAAGGCTGTTCCAACTGGCCCTAATCGAAGATAATCACCAATATTATCATCTTCTCCCTTGCCTTTTTCCTGTAGTCTAGCAATAGCATCATAGCGATAGAGTCCATCTTGGAAAGTTGACCTTGTTGAAATAGCCCAACTAAGTACGGGACCTAATTTTAATTCATGGGCGATAGCATAAGCTAAAGAAGTTTTTCCCGAACCGGGGTTTCCAGTGATTAAGAGAGGTCGTCTTAAATACAACGCTGCGTTTACCGCCTCAGCAACTTTTTCTGCCTTACTTGCATATTCTGAGTCTTTAGATTTTGTATATAGGCGGAATTTTTCTCCCTTAAGTCTACCCCGTTCATTTTCTTTAGATTCAGCTAGTCTTTGAATAGCTTCCCAGCGTCCCTTTATTTCTTCTTCTTGCTCTTTAAGTTCTTCTAGCAAATCTGTCTTTTTGCTGTTCTGAAACTGTCTCCAAGGAGGAGGAGGAGGCAAGTCTTTAATATGAACTTTATGGGGTTCACCATCACCAAAAAATAAATGCCAATGTGCCATTTCTTTATTTTGTATAAAATTGTAGTTTAGTTAACCTTGTTGGTATTCGATCTGGATGGTCAAATAAAACACCTATAATTAATTCAGGATTTTCTTTATACATCTGACTACGAAATCCCTTTAATTTATCCAATACTCTGTTAATGTTTTCATCGAGAGAGAGGCTTCGATCTAAAATTGCATCTAGTCCATTTTCTTTATTAAACAGTTGCAATGCAATATTATTACCTTTTATCCAAATGCAAAGAGGAACCCCTCGTTCAAACATGTGTTTAAATAAACGTATCTTATTACTTTTATTTTTAGGTAAAATATTAGATGTAGATATCTCATTGGAGCAAATACTAAATCCTATCAAACTTAATCCTTTGTTATATAAAAGGTCTGCTTCTTTACAGTTTAAGCTATCTATTAAATTGTTTTGTATTTGTGGAATAACAATATCTGAAATGTCTATAATAACAAAATTTTCTTTACTATTGCCCTATTGAGCCTTGAATTAAGCGTTGAAGCCAATTTATCGCTTGAATTGATTTGCTGATTAGTCACAGTTTCATCACAATCACACCCTCGTTATGGGGAATCGGGAGTGATTGAGGCAGACGCACCAAATCGCTGGCAACAGATTGTTACCTTTACTGATGGTGAGAGGTTATTGATCAACAATGCTGATTTAGATGCCGCTAGTGTCCCATTTTCCAGAGGGCGGAACTATCCACCAGAATATACGGAAGCGATCGCTGGCCCAGGAACCACCCAAGGAGAACGCCCAAGAATGTCTGCGGCTCATTGGCATGGCGTTGAAAAACTTAAGCGAAGCGATGAACAACACCCAAGCGCTGGAAGCCGCAGCGCTAATTTTAGGTAGTGAACCTACACCAGATGCGATCGCATATCGAGCCGAGCAATTGGAAATGCTACCCCAATCGGTTAGTGATATTTGGCGGGTGCTTGCAAAGCCTGGGTGTACTTGGCAGGACTATTGGGCAGTGGCGCAAGAGTATGAGGTGATTAAACAGGACTACTGGGTGGAATTGACCAGTGAGGAAACAGAGTTAATTACCGCACTCCAGAAAGCATCCTCTCAACCGGACACTATTGGCATCGGTTCTATCGTTGCCCATGCTGATCCTTACCGGACTTTGTATGTCGAGAGGGGTGAAGTTGTAGAGGATTTGGGCGAAGAGTTGGTAGTTGCCTGGGATCACTGGAAGGAGCAATCGAAAAAGACTGACAGGTATTTCCGAGACGAGTTGCGATTCTGGCAACCTCAGTAGGCTTCCACTGAATTAGTATTTTTTATACAACTAAATACAAGTACCAAGCCCCGCATCACAGTGGGGGAAATTTCCGTGTGTCAACATAAACAGGAGATTGTACAATGACTGCAACTATTACAAGACCCAAACCCAAAAAGGCTGCTGCTACTAAAGCACAGTCACCGTATAAAAGGCTTCATGTGATTATTCCCATAGAAGACATGTTGTGGGCTTCACAGCAAAGACCCTCTATTACGCAATTGTGGCAAGAGTGCTGGACGGCTGACCCCTATGGTTCCCGATGGATGCCTTTGGCTTCTGCTTTGGGGTACAGTACTTTTATCTGTGCAAAGAAAATTCTCTCCGACAGTGGGCTATTCATCTTCAAACCCGACAAGTCGATTCAGGATGGCAGGGAAACGGCTAGCTGGATGGTGAAGAATTTACACGGTAGCCGGATGAAGGAATTTTGGGAGAAAGCCAATGCTGAAAAACGAGAACCAAATTCTGAAAAAGAAGAACCAAATTCTGGAGATTCAGATAAAGATGCTGGCTGTGAAGAAATACGTGCTTCGTATAAAGCGTCTATTTTAGATCAAAGTGAGTCAGAGCAAGGGTTCCAGGAACCCTCACGAACTGGTCAGAAACTCCTCACAAACTCTTCAAAAGAGATTGTGAGGAGTTTCTCTGACACGCTTACAGAAAATTCGCGTGAGGAGGAGACGGCTCACGCGCCCTTGAGGGGCGCGTCGCCTCAGTCTATTCAAAACGTGTCAGAGAAGGACTTGCCTGTGGCAATGGATTGCACGACGCTAGCGCTTGTGGATGCTGCACCGAGTCAACCTGCTCCGTTTTTGGCTGAAAACCAAGTCTTTGGTGTTGAAGCGATATTCCCTCATAAAGAGATTTGTTCCGCCGCGTCCGTTGCACAAAATGAAAAACCTTCAATTTCAGCGATCGCTAATCAAACAGAGGGGCAGGTAGAACAGGATTATTCTGCTTCCTTGCCGGAAGAAAACCAAGTCTCTGGTGTAGAAGTCAAAGCGGCTCATGAGGGTGAAGCTTCCGCCGCGCCCGTCACTGAAAAATGGTCACATGAGGCGATTGTTGCACGGTCAAATATGCGGACTGTAAGAAGAGAAAAACTGAATCGAGCGGCGAATTCGGGAGAGAATCCGGGGGTTGAGTTCTTGCAGGAGTGTTGCAATGATGACCCTGCTTTGCAGATTGTGATCAAGAAACTGCTGGTGAAGTTTCCGCAGTGGGGGGTTGCTTGTGTGGATGGGGTGCTGGTTAACCGGAAACTCAATTAATCAGTAGTCAAGGCAACAGAGGATTGCAATGTTGGGGGAATATGTGTATACGCGCCTTGGGTAAGGCGGTGGCGTTGCAGAAGATGATGCGGCGGTTTCCAGTGCAGAAGTGACACTACAAGGAAACTGGCGATCACCTATGGTGGGCGTTCCGCCATCGCTCTAGAAATGATGATTTTATTACATCAGGTTTTCTGTAAAATAATATACTGCTAATTTAGGTTTACTAAGAAATAAAAGTCCTAAAAGTAGGAAAAGTAGGAAAAGTAGGAACAGAAAAAAGTATAATTTATTTTCAAAAATAAGTAATTTAACTTAATAGATATAGATATTGCCTAATCAAGCTAGAAAGGATATATTCTTTGTGTGCGTGATTGCAAGCAAATAAACATCATTTAGAACTATAGGGGATAGTTTCTGTGCAATCGCCCTTAATTAACAAGCCAAAGATCACAAGGGGCCTTCTAGTAGGGGTAAAGAGGGTTTTCCAGTTTCTGCATAGATTACGGAAATTATAAACCACGTCTATTTTGAAATCTGGAGTTTTTAAGGAGAGTGTATTATTCGGTTGTGGCTTGAGTTGTAAGCTTTAACCTAATTCCAAAAAACTACGGTTTTCAAGGGAGATGCGGTTTAACTAATTAAGCGGACGTGATATGAGCTAGGAAAAAATTACAAGAGCAAAACATCTCACCATCAGCAACGAATGGCACGCTTGTTAAGCGCAAACCCATGATTTAACTGGCTTTTGAGTGTGGGGGGTAAGACTTCTTCCCCATCCTCCCACACCTCCCACACCTCCCACACCTCCCACACCCTGCCCTGACGAAGTTTCAGCTTTTCTTAGTGCCA
This window of the Nostoc sp. ATCC 53789 genome carries:
- a CDS encoding transposase: MPHVPYRHVLNSLLYILITGCRWCDLPCSDMWPSKSSSIDR
- a CDS encoding SAV_2336 N-terminal domain-related protein; this encodes MSHQPASSFDQLIAILGKKVNLTGGEELKLTGTEIADILWLILQGQESAETTPAVVVSLPKNDTTDIILPTPTQLFSDKNPTPLVQKSPSVDVYHSGKLPPSINPSHSDKPSRDSNTLPIKTPDAKSLRDSTAIIRALRPLVQRIAVGRRKILDEQATAERIAEEQGIPIPVLKSAQELAFNLALVVDESNSMIFWRQTIEELQQLLKKSGVFRDVQIWGLVTDNQEEIYLQRGIGKKAHHRRCSPCEVLGSSGRHLILVVSDCVSAIWHNGKALSVLEIWVKQNAVAIVQMLPESMWLRTGLTLGAKVQLGNSILGAANQRLFVKEVLLWNDIKFDRGIKVPVLTLEPDMIETWSEMLVGKGTIGAGGFVFTSPPKAQKPGARSVKDAEPKNFPSQEFETKENLTSEERVYRFRMTASPMAQNLASLLSSAPVITLPVVRIIQETLLSMSQQIHVAEVFLGGILKPLSPITPKTHPDGVEYIFIDDDKDKKIRDFLLKNSLRTESLQVIDAVSKYLAENIGNKSLKDFYALLKKPKELDAAVEEAKKNKKEALDSFDSKRFAEITTKVLKRLGGAYARFAKEIEQSQYPQVEPPKSSVTNELIQYSPKKFNNYENDFPEFLENHSETFYT
- a CDS encoding MoxR family ATPase; its protein translation is MAHWHLFFGDGEPHKVHIKDLPPPPPWRQFQNSKKTDLLEELKEQEEEIKGRWEAIQRLAESKENERGRLKGEKFRLYTKSKDSEYASKAEKVAEAVNAALYLRRPLLITGNPGSGKTSLAYAIAHELKLGPVLSWAISTRSTFQDGLYRYDAIARLQEKGKGEDDNIGDYLRLGPVGTAFLPSQFPRVLLIDEIDKSDINLPNELLHLFEEGTFEIPELSRWIKKTKGKEDETAENSSSPTSVETRVEIRTEDKGIMALTEGTVRCTTFPIVIMTSNGERDFPPAFMRRCLQVNMPNPSSEALQAIVKAHFNGDEPSFKKVKSAIDNLITEFLSEDEEQNERATDQLLNAIYLRANLSAESFEEGQLKDLLFKGLSASDEPDDE